Proteins encoded in a region of the Novibacillus thermophilus genome:
- a CDS encoding cache domain-containing sensor histidine kinase, which translates to MWSWIHQLVADQSLRSKMMLATVVCIVVPVCTTLIIYTFQTREAVKEQAVANAERELQLTEAYVSKLLEDMLYIANFVQMDSEINTILKGKENTRNSPQQTEDTYEAFIDDSKVRKTMDNITLVGEKSYVTILLTSGQAYANYSTSEYDPVTMFQERWFHQLRDVYGFESYWIGSHPTVFKSEKKGNPYQISVARTLRDGSSNIYGYVVVSLDENQFSKIFENVAANEEMMLVDASHQIISHKDDDRIGETLSYLKGRPRNEASTIVRISDEDYLVSRRSIPFVDWQLVSLTPYKQAVSDIHSIFHKVFMAELVLFVAFLFILAYFLRVIVQPIVHLGSVADAVQQGDLTVRSRIKGKDEIGRLAESFDLMLDRINAMIRDITETQERKRKAELAMLQAQINPHFLFNALNSIRMKVMRKGDIESSEMISSLSKLLRMTIDQGRETIPFRKEIDIAKDYIHLMNMRRSTEVQLDIHVSTDAYLEEIPRFILQPIIENSIIHGFSQDGGTISLDAYVEEDVFVIQIEDNGRGMSRKKLEHVQESLIADTATAEGDGERKGFSNIGLSNVFERMRMTFGTAFRMRLESKEGQGTKVIMFIPRR; encoded by the coding sequence ATGTGGAGTTGGATCCATCAACTGGTGGCGGATCAATCACTGCGTTCAAAAATGATGCTAGCGACTGTGGTATGTATTGTTGTGCCAGTATGTACGACCCTGATCATTTATACTTTTCAAACGAGAGAAGCCGTAAAAGAGCAAGCGGTTGCAAATGCAGAGCGGGAGCTTCAGCTGACGGAAGCCTACGTATCGAAGTTGTTGGAAGACATGCTCTACATCGCGAATTTCGTGCAGATGGACTCTGAGATCAATACGATATTAAAGGGAAAAGAAAACACCAGGAACAGCCCACAACAAACTGAAGACACATATGAGGCGTTTATCGATGACAGCAAGGTTAGGAAAACGATGGATAACATCACGTTAGTTGGCGAGAAATCTTACGTAACCATCCTGCTAACAAGTGGTCAAGCATATGCCAATTATTCGACGAGTGAGTACGATCCAGTCACGATGTTTCAAGAGCGATGGTTTCATCAGCTGAGAGACGTATACGGGTTTGAGTCATACTGGATTGGCAGTCACCCGACAGTTTTTAAATCGGAAAAGAAGGGCAACCCTTATCAAATTTCAGTTGCAAGAACACTTCGTGACGGAAGTTCCAACATATACGGGTATGTTGTCGTTTCATTGGATGAGAATCAGTTCAGCAAAATATTCGAGAATGTGGCGGCCAATGAGGAGATGATGTTGGTCGATGCGTCACACCAAATTATATCGCATAAAGATGACGACAGAATTGGTGAGACACTTTCATATTTGAAGGGAAGGCCTAGAAACGAAGCTTCAACGATTGTCCGAATATCCGACGAAGATTATCTCGTTTCTAGGCGTTCCATTCCGTTCGTCGATTGGCAGCTCGTTTCGCTGACCCCGTATAAACAAGCCGTATCCGACATTCATTCAATCTTCCATAAGGTGTTTATGGCGGAACTCGTATTGTTTGTCGCCTTCCTGTTTATTTTGGCTTATTTTTTACGGGTGATTGTACAGCCGATCGTTCATTTAGGAAGCGTGGCGGACGCTGTACAGCAAGGGGATTTAACGGTACGTTCACGGATTAAGGGCAAGGACGAAATTGGGCGTCTGGCCGAATCGTTTGACCTCATGCTTGATCGTATAAATGCGATGATCCGAGACATTACCGAAACACAGGAGAGAAAGAGAAAAGCTGAACTGGCGATGTTACAGGCTCAAATTAACCCACACTTTCTGTTTAATGCACTCAATTCCATTCGGATGAAAGTAATGCGAAAAGGGGACATAGAGAGCTCAGAGATGATCAGCTCTTTATCTAAATTGTTGAGAATGACGATCGACCAAGGCAGAGAAACAATTCCCTTCCGGAAAGAAATCGATATTGCCAAAGACTACATTCACCTGATGAACATGAGGCGATCGACAGAGGTCCAATTGGATATTCATGTGTCCACAGATGCGTATTTAGAAGAAATACCGCGCTTCATCTTACAACCGATTATTGAGAATTCAATTATTCACGGCTTTAGCCAAGACGGCGGCACGATTTCATTAGACGCATATGTCGAGGAAGATGTTTTTGTCATCCAAATTGAAGATAACGGGCGAGGGATGTCCAGAAAAAAGCTGGAGCACGTACAGGAGTCACTGATAGCGGACACCGCCACAGCTGAGGGTGACGGAGAGAGAAAAGGCTTCTCCAATATAGGGTTATCCAATGTTTTTGAACGCATGCGGATGACGTTTGGGACAGCATTCCGCATGCGTTTGGAAAGTAAAGAGGGTCAAGGTACCAAAGTAATCATGTTTATACCGAGGAGGTAA
- a CDS encoding FIMAH domain-containing protein → MKVRGKATEKVLKHMKSFNLLLDRQKEKALISEKAYHTLKDYSDMLIKRLQ, encoded by the coding sequence ATAAAAGTCAGGGGGAAAGCGACGGAAAAAGTTCTCAAACATATGAAGAGCTTTAACCTGCTGCTTGATCGTCAGAAAGAGAAAGCTTTAATTTCCGAGAAGGCGTATCACACGCTGAAGGATTATAGTGATATGTTGATTAAGCGACTGCAGTAG
- a CDS encoding carbohydrate ABC transporter permease, whose product MADAINVKKMVVTIIMFLGSILFLLPFIWMLSTSFKIEADVFKFPIEWIPKRWNGLNNYREVWFGDYPFYIYYWNSIKVSVLTTALSATVTCLAAYGFSKVKFPAGKWLFFVVLATYMIPPQAMLVPQFILYRSIGLFDSHLGLILLGSFSALGTFMLRQFFMGVHDDYIDAAKIDGAGHWRIFRSVAFPMVRPAVSTYVILRFIWTWNDYQNPLIFLRTDRLYTIQLAMQKFTTINGEFYSLIMAAAVSAIVPLIIVFIIGQKQVIEGISLGGVKG is encoded by the coding sequence ATGGCCGACGCCATTAACGTAAAAAAGATGGTCGTCACCATCATCATGTTTCTGGGCAGTATTCTATTTTTATTGCCGTTTATTTGGATGTTATCCACTTCCTTTAAAATTGAAGCGGACGTCTTCAAATTCCCGATCGAATGGATTCCTAAACGCTGGAACGGCCTGAACAACTATCGAGAAGTGTGGTTTGGGGACTATCCCTTTTATATCTACTATTGGAATTCGATTAAAGTGAGTGTGCTCACAACCGCGTTGTCGGCAACAGTGACATGTTTAGCCGCTTACGGCTTTTCCAAAGTCAAATTTCCGGCTGGAAAATGGCTGTTTTTCGTCGTTTTAGCCACTTACATGATCCCGCCACAAGCGATGTTAGTGCCGCAGTTTATTTTGTACCGGAGTATCGGGTTGTTTGACAGCCACTTGGGGTTAATCTTGTTGGGAAGCTTTAGTGCATTAGGTACGTTTATGCTGCGGCAGTTTTTTATGGGTGTCCACGACGACTACATTGATGCCGCCAAAATCGACGGTGCCGGGCATTGGCGAATTTTTCGTTCGGTGGCTTTTCCGATGGTCCGTCCGGCTGTTTCGACCTATGTCATCTTAAGATTTATCTGGACGTGGAACGACTATCAGAACCCATTGATTTTCCTGAGAACTGACCGCTTATACACGATCCAATTAGCCATGCAGAAATTCACCACGATTAACGGTGAATTTTATTCACTCATTATGGCCGCTGCCGTTTCGGCGATTGTTCCGTTAATCATCGTTTTTATCATTGGTCAAAAACAGGTGATCGAAGGAATTTCTCTCGGGGGAGTGAAAGGTTAA
- a CDS encoding carbohydrate ABC transporter permease: MLSLKKKKSPLDRKEAFTGFLFVAPLLLGICVLTLIPVIATFALSFTEWNFIAGIEQLQWVGLENFQQLAQDTVFLKSLANNAIFMLTTPICMIISLLLAIIINKYVYMKDYFKVVYFLPYVSSVVAVAVVWQVLFHPSAGPINQFLMALGIDNPPKWIADPQFALVSVMSIHVWISIGFNMIVYIAGLQTLPKELYEAADMDGANVWVKLRYITFPLLSPTSFFLLVTGIISTFKVFDLIAVLTQGGPMHATSVIVWDLYETAFIHLDIGYASSMAFVLFLFVILITLIQWIGQKKWVNY, encoded by the coding sequence ATGTTGTCATTAAAAAAGAAAAAGTCACCGTTGGATCGGAAGGAGGCCTTCACAGGGTTTCTTTTCGTGGCTCCGTTACTCCTGGGGATTTGCGTACTAACCTTAATCCCTGTAATCGCTACGTTTGCACTCAGTTTCACCGAGTGGAATTTTATTGCGGGTATCGAGCAATTACAGTGGGTAGGGTTGGAAAATTTTCAACAGTTGGCACAAGATACGGTGTTCTTAAAATCTTTGGCCAACAATGCCATTTTTATGTTGACGACACCGATCTGCATGATAATATCTCTGTTGCTCGCGATTATCATTAACAAATACGTTTACATGAAAGATTACTTTAAAGTGGTGTATTTTTTGCCCTATGTCTCAAGTGTCGTGGCTGTTGCCGTTGTGTGGCAGGTCTTATTTCACCCATCTGCTGGTCCGATTAACCAGTTCCTGATGGCTTTAGGGATTGACAATCCGCCCAAATGGATTGCCGATCCACAGTTTGCGCTTGTATCTGTCATGTCCATACACGTGTGGATTTCAATAGGATTTAACATGATTGTTTACATAGCCGGGTTGCAAACGCTTCCTAAAGAGTTGTACGAAGCAGCTGACATGGACGGTGCCAACGTCTGGGTCAAATTGAGGTACATTACATTTCCGCTACTGTCTCCGACGTCATTTTTTTTACTGGTTACAGGCATTATCTCGACTTTTAAAGTGTTCGATTTGATTGCCGTTTTAACCCAAGGAGGCCCGATGCACGCCACAAGCGTCATTGTTTGGGACTTGTACGAAACGGCCTTTATCCATTTGGATATCGGTTACGCCTCGTCCATGGCTTTCGTGTTGTTCTTGTTCGTCATCTTGATCACACTCATTCAGTGGATAGGTCAAAAAAAATGGGTGAATTATTAG
- a CDS encoding ABC transporter substrate-binding protein, whose product MKAKAKIFVICMLLTGVLAACGGGGEETAATEEGGANAEGSRDNVTIKLHTHGNEANYNWKETLAAFEEEYPNIDVDLIILSEKGDTQEAMKKLDLAAASGEAMDVLMFSDPASYAQRVGAGMVAPIDEFIVEEGYDVHEEYKVDTSLGGKYYALPGKFNPWYVLLNKDHLEEAGLEVPEDWTWDEFMEYAKKLTVGEGSEKRYGTFFFGPQDGSWMEYLKLAMASEPENTEFLKDDGTSNLDSPFFRKTLEIRLKMEQEDQSVTPYTDLISQKLHYRNQFFNQDASMILIGSWMNTELGGTDQFPLDFNVAVAPYPKNDPNDEGGFTPVTTDFMSVASNSEHTQEAYTFIRWYTTEGQLIQGKNIPSWNKVSEDDLDRIVDTILSGTNNPEKVDKASLLKVLSEAKSSKMTSPASYQAEVYKVISEEYEKLIFGEQDIDTMIKVSQERVQDVIENNG is encoded by the coding sequence ATGAAGGCGAAGGCCAAGATTTTCGTGATTTGTATGTTGTTGACCGGTGTTTTAGCGGCATGTGGAGGCGGAGGAGAAGAGACGGCCGCAACCGAGGAAGGGGGAGCGAATGCTGAAGGATCACGTGACAACGTAACAATTAAACTTCATACTCACGGTAACGAAGCGAACTATAACTGGAAGGAGACGCTGGCCGCTTTTGAAGAAGAATATCCTAACATTGACGTTGACTTAATCATCCTGAGTGAAAAAGGGGATACGCAAGAGGCGATGAAGAAGTTGGATTTGGCAGCGGCATCCGGAGAAGCGATGGATGTCCTGATGTTCAGCGATCCGGCGTCTTATGCCCAACGAGTAGGCGCTGGGATGGTGGCGCCCATTGACGAGTTCATTGTGGAGGAAGGGTACGACGTTCATGAGGAGTATAAGGTCGATACGAGCTTAGGCGGCAAATATTACGCTCTTCCGGGTAAATTCAACCCGTGGTATGTACTCTTGAACAAAGATCATTTAGAGGAAGCTGGGTTGGAAGTTCCTGAAGACTGGACTTGGGATGAATTTATGGAATACGCCAAAAAACTGACAGTGGGCGAGGGAAGTGAGAAGCGTTACGGGACGTTCTTCTTTGGTCCGCAAGACGGTTCGTGGATGGAGTACTTGAAACTCGCAATGGCGAGTGAGCCGGAAAACACTGAATTTCTTAAAGACGACGGCACGTCGAATCTCGACAGTCCATTTTTTCGCAAGACGTTGGAAATACGCCTAAAAATGGAGCAGGAAGACCAGTCCGTCACGCCTTATACAGATTTGATTTCCCAGAAGCTGCACTACCGGAATCAGTTTTTTAATCAAGATGCGAGCATGATTTTAATCGGGAGTTGGATGAATACAGAGTTAGGGGGCACAGATCAGTTCCCGTTGGACTTTAATGTCGCGGTCGCACCGTACCCGAAAAATGACCCGAATGATGAGGGAGGATTTACTCCGGTCACGACAGACTTTATGTCCGTCGCTTCAAATTCGGAGCACACGCAAGAGGCCTATACGTTTATTCGTTGGTACACGACTGAAGGCCAATTAATACAAGGGAAGAACATTCCGTCGTGGAATAAAGTGAGTGAAGACGATTTGGACCGCATTGTCGATACAATACTGTCGGGAACGAATAACCCAGAGAAAGTGGATAAAGCGTCGCTCCTCAAGGTGTTGTCGGAAGCGAAATCTTCTAAAATGACTTCGCCGGCTTCCTATCAGGCCGAAGTTTACAAAGTCATCAGTGAAGAATATGAGAAATTGATCTTTGGTGAGCAAGACATTGATACGATGATCAAAGTCTCACAAGAGAGGGTGCAGGACGTTATCGAAAACAACGGGTAA
- a CDS encoding sugar phosphate isomerase/epimerase family protein produces the protein MTFRKFSAEKIVELAAKAGLEGIEWGGDVHVPPGNFIRAAEVGKMTREAGLEVVSYGSYYRVGCGDENEAAFETVLETAVQMKAPAIRVWAGNRGSDEADEEDWERVVIDSKRMASLAEMKGLSVNYEYHGGTLTDTKESALRLMKEVNHHRLGIYWQPAVGQDIRSRLASIQDIRRWLAHVHVFHWDQKQNRLPLVEGVAEWEHYLSLLMDTKFDRYVMLEFVKEDNPEQFLQDAKVLKELVQEQTR, from the coding sequence GTGACATTCAGAAAATTTAGCGCGGAGAAAATCGTCGAATTGGCTGCAAAAGCGGGCTTGGAAGGAATTGAATGGGGCGGGGACGTCCACGTTCCTCCCGGAAACTTTATTCGTGCCGCTGAAGTGGGCAAAATGACGAGAGAGGCCGGTTTAGAAGTGGTTTCATACGGTTCGTATTACCGAGTAGGGTGCGGGGATGAGAATGAAGCTGCTTTTGAGACCGTGCTGGAAACCGCTGTTCAGATGAAAGCGCCCGCGATTCGCGTTTGGGCGGGCAACCGCGGGTCGGATGAGGCGGATGAGGAGGACTGGGAAAGAGTCGTAATCGATTCCAAACGAATGGCCTCTTTGGCGGAAATGAAAGGGCTCTCTGTCAATTATGAATATCACGGTGGAACGCTAACGGATACGAAAGAAAGTGCGTTGCGCCTCATGAAGGAGGTGAATCACCATCGTTTAGGCATTTACTGGCAACCTGCGGTCGGACAGGATATACGATCGCGCCTTGCAAGTATTCAAGACATCCGACGTTGGCTTGCGCATGTGCACGTTTTTCATTGGGACCAAAAACAGAACCGACTTCCGCTCGTAGAAGGAGTAGCAGAATGGGAGCACTATCTGTCGTTACTGATGGATACAAAATTCGACCGTTACGTAATGTTAGAGTTCGTAAAGGAAGACAATCCCGAACAGTTTTTGCAAGATGCTAAAGTTTTAAAAGAACTCGTTCAAGAGCAAACCCGATGA
- a CDS encoding response regulator transcription factor, with translation MYNVMLVDDDYPVLELLSETVEWEKLGLRLQSVHENGASALSHALKEMPDILITDIGMPEMNGIELTKKLKQRKPNLQVAILSCHSEFTFAQQALRLNVQEYILKDTLDLDDLRDVLLSIRESLEKEREADAVKLNLQRIVERNKELSREEFVRKTVHQPIYDETKWYAEARTFGLQLESTAYFPVLCFIHHYRSEKQRFSSEDTLQFAVANVIREMLHKHFPQAVYFYYGINESFILFPYHFDLKTSDYDKAADSMKHIQSALRRSLGVSMSFIVGEVCCDPNSFKQELADLLFNTQQRFYVQPDAIEQKRNREQGKDGLFYWYDQAVMELRELFVKKDKRQVAKTVTGWIKFMGEECFPPEAVKGWVLKLLLDIKVELKDLHLFHSSYTTDTLHREIFEIGSLSELKDWLISYLESSLTHTGEHFGKIRRREILDACHYVVMNLDKKISLEEIAGHLYLNPSYFSRLFKKEVGETFVEYVTKTKMKRAKELLDVTSDSVGEVAQRLGYDNQSYFIKLFKDHVGVTPMEYRIRHKNV, from the coding sequence ATGTATAACGTGATGCTGGTAGACGACGATTACCCGGTATTAGAACTGTTGTCGGAAACGGTAGAGTGGGAGAAGTTAGGCCTTCGGCTTCAAAGTGTTCACGAAAATGGCGCCAGTGCACTCAGTCATGCGTTAAAGGAAATGCCTGACATTTTGATTACAGATATCGGAATGCCGGAGATGAACGGCATTGAGTTAACGAAAAAGCTTAAACAGAGAAAACCTAATTTACAGGTGGCGATCCTTTCCTGCCACAGTGAATTTACATTTGCACAACAAGCATTGCGGTTAAACGTTCAAGAGTATATTTTGAAGGACACACTCGATCTGGATGACTTGAGGGACGTTTTACTGAGCATCAGAGAAAGTCTGGAAAAAGAAAGAGAGGCCGATGCCGTTAAGTTGAATTTACAGCGCATAGTCGAACGGAACAAGGAGTTAAGCAGAGAAGAATTTGTGCGCAAAACCGTTCATCAGCCGATTTACGACGAAACAAAGTGGTATGCGGAAGCGAGAACGTTTGGGCTGCAACTGGAAAGCACGGCTTACTTTCCAGTACTGTGCTTCATCCATCATTACCGGTCCGAAAAACAGCGCTTCTCCTCGGAGGATACACTTCAATTTGCAGTCGCTAACGTCATTCGGGAAATGCTCCACAAACACTTTCCCCAGGCTGTCTACTTTTATTACGGCATCAACGAATCATTTATTCTTTTCCCCTATCACTTTGACTTAAAGACGAGCGACTACGATAAAGCCGCCGACAGTATGAAACACATTCAAAGCGCGCTGCGACGGTCATTGGGTGTGTCGATGTCATTTATAGTGGGAGAGGTTTGTTGCGATCCAAACAGTTTCAAGCAAGAACTGGCTGATTTACTGTTCAACACTCAGCAGCGATTTTACGTGCAACCTGACGCGATTGAACAGAAGAGAAACCGGGAACAAGGAAAAGACGGGTTGTTTTATTGGTACGATCAGGCGGTCATGGAACTGAGGGAATTGTTTGTGAAAAAGGATAAGCGTCAAGTGGCTAAAACCGTGACAGGGTGGATCAAGTTTATGGGCGAGGAATGTTTTCCTCCCGAAGCAGTGAAAGGATGGGTGTTAAAACTGTTGTTGGACATTAAGGTGGAATTGAAGGACTTACACCTGTTTCATTCGTCCTACACGACAGATACCTTGCACAGAGAAATTTTTGAAATCGGTTCCTTAAGTGAATTGAAAGATTGGTTAATCAGTTATCTCGAATCGTCACTAACCCATACAGGAGAGCATTTCGGGAAGATCCGGAGACGTGAAATTTTAGATGCGTGCCATTATGTCGTGATGAATTTAGATAAGAAAATCAGCCTGGAAGAAATCGCCGGTCATCTTTACTTAAACCCGAGTTACTTTAGCCGGTTATTCAAAAAAGAAGTCGGCGAAACATTTGTCGAATACGTGACAAAGACCAAAATGAAGCGGGCAAAGGAGCTTCTCGACGTGACAAGCGACTCAGTGGGAGAAGTTGCACAAAGACTCGGCTACGATAATCAAAGTTACTTTATTAAATTGTTTAAGGATCATGTTGGAGTGACACCGATGGAGTACAGAATCCGCCATAAAAACGTTTAG
- a CDS encoding FIMAH domain-containing protein, whose product MTSRIISVYSWTGAGNRPLRAVSFDFQPSVSAFYEGSSYHPKHLINASDPWSGFYEIDGGILGVRHVMNFVGYDDPTTPENERWMYVEGATYSDGEFFDGGVDVDTSTHHYMTLKDPETDDYTTVFANNTKQTRQYKIQAKNLSGKENAPVYVWETRGPDEGQAYDANWFKNIDVVTPNDGEYAIEVKPYSIVTISTLDKKSEIEGFEYDSQPVDLSDDTIMPLPYTDDFEYDHYPVDEQGRDYVDRRGGTPRYTTDQRGAFEVVKEATKPVSKGSAKRTKREIPDADAHGNMLQQKITPDIIGAEWAVWGGEDGEKSNSNPHTIFGDFRWVNYKVSYDFLLDTYTPEERDRPNYALIGVRQVKTGSQDSSATYNARIYSDGKYEMLKLGNVVKKGTIEGFDQEVWHNLALEAKENVFTLYLDGEAIASYTDKDATVMAGRAVLGSGYYETLFDNLKVEPIEGYAYASHKYDNAQGKIYDSEEEAFTDLDANHPIGYVGKWDYSQTGYAHFNRTLMTAETDLPVWNGVTVRHSDSTTKRGTLHKVFYSGNWSSNDVNAWGSNGASFEITFKGTEIRLYGVTNPANGKADVYLDGELVGEANYFNNSEMIQMVWSAENLEDEEHTLQVVAKDKYTSFNRAEITTTDSANNTNEGTNFALDERDVGNHSTSAMIFQFEGSGFNLFGATRDALIDVYIDDQLVDENYRIYSKGDRQTTYHIRGLEHTKHIAKIDIKGGTFVFDGLDVITGTTEDGAEDIAHMLALIERFTEEGDIVNDDVARTLTIHLTAVGHYEKNRMTEKAKKHMKSFKRLLDYQRDHELMSERAHDTLQACADSLIQKWP is encoded by the coding sequence GTGACGTCACGCATTATTTCAGTGTATTCCTGGACAGGAGCCGGCAACCGTCCGTTGCGAGCAGTTTCATTCGATTTTCAACCATCGGTATCTGCCTTTTACGAAGGTTCTTCCTATCATCCAAAACACCTCATCAACGCCTCTGATCCGTGGTCCGGTTTCTACGAAATCGACGGCGGCATCTTAGGGGTACGCCACGTGATGAACTTTGTCGGATACGATGACCCTACGACACCTGAAAACGAGCGGTGGATGTACGTGGAAGGTGCCACTTACAGTGACGGGGAGTTCTTTGACGGTGGTGTCGATGTCGACACGAGTACACACCATTACATGACATTAAAAGACCCTGAAACGGATGATTACACGACCGTCTTTGCCAACAATACAAAGCAGACACGTCAATACAAAATTCAGGCTAAAAACTTGAGCGGAAAAGAAAATGCGCCTGTGTACGTTTGGGAAACGCGCGGTCCGGATGAAGGACAGGCTTATGATGCCAACTGGTTTAAAAATATTGATGTCGTCACGCCGAACGACGGTGAATACGCAATTGAAGTCAAACCTTATTCCATCGTCACGATATCTACGCTAGATAAAAAATCTGAAATAGAAGGCTTTGAATACGATTCACAACCAGTCGATCTTTCAGACGATACGATCATGCCGTTGCCGTATACCGATGATTTTGAATACGATCACTATCCTGTCGATGAGCAAGGTAGAGATTACGTGGATCGGCGCGGGGGCACTCCGCGTTATACGACGGATCAACGCGGTGCATTTGAGGTCGTGAAGGAGGCCACAAAACCTGTTTCCAAAGGGAGCGCAAAACGCACAAAACGAGAAATACCGGACGCTGACGCCCACGGAAACATGTTGCAACAAAAAATCACCCCGGACATTATTGGTGCAGAGTGGGCCGTCTGGGGAGGAGAAGACGGCGAAAAATCAAACAGTAACCCTCACACGATCTTCGGTGATTTTCGCTGGGTTAACTATAAAGTGTCCTACGACTTTTTACTGGACACTTATACACCAGAAGAAAGGGACCGGCCGAATTACGCCCTCATTGGCGTTCGCCAAGTGAAAACCGGCAGCCAAGATTCCAGTGCCACATACAATGCCCGAATCTATTCAGACGGAAAGTACGAAATGCTTAAATTAGGAAACGTCGTCAAAAAAGGAACGATCGAGGGGTTCGACCAAGAGGTTTGGCACAACTTAGCGTTGGAAGCAAAGGAAAATGTCTTCACGCTTTACCTTGACGGAGAAGCAATTGCTTCTTATACGGACAAAGACGCCACTGTCATGGCCGGGCGGGCTGTGCTAGGGTCAGGTTACTATGAAACCCTGTTTGACAATTTAAAAGTGGAGCCGATCGAAGGGTATGCCTACGCCTCTCACAAATACGACAATGCCCAAGGGAAGATATACGATTCGGAAGAAGAAGCGTTCACCGACCTCGATGCCAATCATCCCATCGGATACGTTGGAAAATGGGACTACTCTCAAACTGGATACGCCCATTTTAATCGTACCCTCATGACGGCAGAGACCGATTTACCTGTGTGGAACGGGGTAACGGTGCGCCATAGCGATTCAACGACGAAACGAGGAACGTTACACAAAGTATTTTATTCGGGGAATTGGTCTTCAAACGATGTGAATGCATGGGGATCGAACGGCGCCTCTTTTGAGATTACTTTTAAAGGTACAGAAATCAGGCTGTATGGTGTGACCAATCCGGCAAACGGAAAGGCCGATGTCTATTTGGATGGAGAACTCGTCGGTGAAGCGAATTACTTCAACAACAGTGAAATGATCCAAATGGTCTGGTCCGCCGAAAACCTTGAAGACGAAGAGCACACCCTCCAAGTCGTAGCAAAAGACAAATATACGAGCTTTAACCGAGCTGAAATTACGACAACAGACTCCGCAAACAACACAAATGAGGGGACCAACTTCGCGCTTGATGAGAGGGACGTGGGGAACCATTCAACGAGTGCGATGATCTTCCAATTTGAAGGATCGGGTTTTAATTTATTCGGTGCAACACGAGATGCGCTCATAGACGTCTACATCGATGATCAGTTAGTAGATGAGAACTACAGAATTTATTCCAAAGGTGACCGGCAAACCACTTACCACATAAGAGGATTAGAACATACGAAGCACATCGCAAAAATCGATATAAAGGGAGGCACATTCGTATTCGACGGGCTTGACGTCATAACAGGCACGACTGAAGACGGCGCGGAAGATATCGCCCACATGTTGGCACTAATTGAAAGATTCACGGAAGAAGGAGACATCGTAAATGACGACGTGGCTCGGACCTTAACGATTCATTTGACCGCTGTGGGGCACTACGAAAAAAACCGAATGACGGAAAAGGCCAAAAAACATATGAAAAGCTTTAAACGACTGCTCGATTATCAACGAGATCATGAGTTGATGTCTGAGAGGGCGCATGACACCCTTCAAGCGTGTGCGGACAGTTTGATCCAAAAGTGGCCATAA